Proteins from a single region of Campylobacter sputorum:
- a CDS encoding c-type cytochrome, which yields MKKIFICLILSIVSLSATQTDQSQKDAKKIYKTCATCHGINGDSPALGKSAAINLMNEEQISQALNGYLDGSYGGELKIVMKIEAQKLTKEEIQSVAKYIQTLKK from the coding sequence ATGAAAAAAATCTTTATTTGTCTTATTTTATCCATAGTTTCATTAAGTGCAACACAAACAGATCAATCACAAAAAGATGCTAAAAAAATTTATAAAACTTGTGCAACCTGCCATGGTATAAATGGCGATAGTCCAGCTCTTGGTAAAAGTGCTGCTATAAATTTAATGAACGAAGAGCAGATATCACAAGCTCTTAATGGATACTTAGATGGAAGCTATGGCGGAGAGTTAAAAATTGTTATGAAAATAGAAGCACAAAAACTAACAAAAGAAGAGATACAAAGCGTTGCAAAATATATACAAACACTAAAAAAATAA
- the rdgB gene encoding RdgB/HAM1 family non-canonical purine NTP pyrophosphatase: MKIIVATGNKNKVKEIKDFYTNYEIYALDEIIKPFEIIENGDTFAKNALIKANAVFDKLSNQQKDEFIVLSDDSGICVDILNGEPGIYSARYSGENATDSKNRQKLISKLNELRLNATSAHYTACIAIACKFGSYTTHGWMYGKIINEERGENGFGYDFMFIANGFDKTIGELDEKTKLKISHRSNGLRNADFIIRSLKKYYEV, from the coding sequence TTGAAAATAATAGTCGCAACTGGCAATAAAAACAAAGTAAAAGAGATAAAAGATTTTTATACAAATTATGAAATTTACGCACTAGATGAGATAATAAAACCATTTGAAATAATAGAAAATGGCGATACTTTCGCAAAAAATGCTCTTATAAAAGCAAATGCTGTTTTTGATAAACTTAGCAATCAGCAAAAAGATGAATTTATAGTTTTAAGCGATGATAGCGGCATTTGTGTAGATATATTAAATGGTGAGCCAGGAATTTATTCTGCAAGATATAGCGGAGAAAATGCTACAGATAGCAAAAATAGACAAAAACTCATATCAAAGCTAAATGAATTAAGATTAAATGCGACATCAGCACATTATACAGCTTGTATAGCAATAGCTTGTAAATTTGGTAGCTACACAACCCATGGATGGATGTATGGTAAGATTATAAATGAAGAACGCGGAGAGAATGGCTTTGGATATGATTTTATGTTTATCGCAAATGGATTTGATAAAACCATAGGTGAGCTTGATGAAAAAACAAAATTAAAAATTTCTCATAGATCAAATGGTTTAAGAAATGCTGATTTTATTATACGAAGTTTAAAAAAATATTACGAGGTGTAA
- the aroC gene encoding chorismate synthase, with product MNTFGTKLRLSTFGESHGVAIGGILDGLPSNVKIDESFIQNELDKRKPGSKFATSRKESDKVQILSGVFNGLSTGCPIGFIIHNENQKSSHYENIKDIFRPGHADYTYFMKFGIRDYRGGGRSSARESAIRVCGGAISQLLLSNFDINVQSAVYSVGNISSKFENIDFKYAQNSEIYACSKEFEDKFKQEIINAKNSHNSVGGSVITKITGIPVGLGEVLYAKFDAKLAEAMMGINGVKGVEIGNGINSAKSNGFENNDFMDKNGFLTNHSGGILGGITNGNEIIIKTHFKPTPSIFLQEPTIDVNLKECICELKGRHDPCIAIRGSVVATAMARLVCADMLLLNASANLENLKKIYKD from the coding sequence ATGAATACTTTTGGCACAAAGCTTAGGCTGAGCACTTTTGGAGAAAGCCACGGCGTGGCAATTGGTGGTATACTAGATGGTTTGCCATCAAATGTAAAGATAGATGAGAGCTTTATACAAAATGAGCTTGATAAAAGAAAACCAGGAAGTAAATTTGCAACTTCAAGAAAAGAAAGTGACAAGGTGCAAATTTTAAGTGGTGTTTTTAATGGATTAAGCACCGGATGTCCAATTGGCTTTATAATACACAATGAAAATCAAAAATCATCCCATTATGAGAATATAAAAGACATCTTTCGCCCAGGACACGCTGATTACACATATTTTATGAAATTTGGTATAAGAGATTATAGAGGTGGCGGAAGAAGTAGTGCAAGAGAAAGTGCTATAAGAGTTTGTGGCGGGGCTATATCACAGCTTTTGCTATCAAATTTTGATATAAATGTTCAAAGCGCAGTTTATAGCGTAGGAAATATATCATCAAAATTTGAAAATATAGATTTTAAATATGCACAAAATTCCGAAATTTATGCTTGTTCAAAAGAGTTTGAAGATAAATTTAAACAAGAGATAATAAATGCAAAAAACTCTCACAACAGCGTAGGTGGAAGTGTTATAACTAAAATAACAGGAATTCCAGTTGGACTTGGAGAGGTATTATATGCTAAATTTGATGCTAAGTTAGCAGAAGCTATGATGGGTATAAATGGAGTAAAGGGTGTTGAGATAGGAAATGGCATAAACTCAGCTAAAAGCAATGGCTTTGAAAACAATGATTTTATGGATAAAAATGGCTTTTTAACTAACCATAGCGGCGGCATACTTGGTGGAATTACAAATGGCAATGAAATAATCATAAAAACCCACTTCAAACCAACTCCATCCATATTTTTACAAGAACCAACAATAGATGTAAATTTAAAAGAGTGTATTTGTGAACTAAAAGGCAGACACGATCCTTGTATAGCAATTCGCGGAAGTGTCGTAGCAACAGCAATGGCAAGACTAGTATGTGCAGATATGCTACTTCTAAATGCAAGTGCAAATTTAGAAAATTTAAAGAAAATTTACAAGGATTAA